cctaataaactaggaaataaatatcctaattaagctaggatctcgctaacactccccctcaagtcgGACCAAAGATGTCACgcatgcccaacttgtcaagcGAGTTAAGAAAGACCGTAGTAGACACAGCTTTCGTAAGAACATCTGCCAGTTGATACTTGAAtgataaaaatggaaaagaaataatttcagCATCTAACTTCTCTTTAACAAAATGTCGATCAACCTTCACGTGCTTTGTACGATCATATTGCACATGGTTATGtacaattgcaattgcagctTTATTATCACAATACAAATCCATGGGTTTCTGGGGTCCAAACCCAAGATCTCTCAACAATCTTCTCAACCATAGTAACTCGCACACACCTTGAGCCATCCCACGGTACTCGGCCTCGGTACTAGACCTAGACAccactttttgctttttactcCTCCAAGTAACAAGATTACCACTAACAAATGTGAAATACCCAGACGTAGAATGCCTATCAGTGACTGAACCAACCCAATCAGCATCTGTATACCCTTCCACATCTGTATGACCATACTTGTAAAACATTAACCCCTTTCCAGGAGTTACTTTTAGATACCTCAAGATGCGCATCACAGCACTCATATGATCTTCACTAGGagaatgcataaactgactcaCTATACCCACTGCATATGCAATATCAGGACGTGTATgagataaataaatcaatttcccCACAAGTCGTTGATAACGCTCTTTATCTGTAGGGACTTGATCAGGATACAACCCCAACTTATGATTCTGTTCACTAGGAGTATCAATTGGTTTACAATATAACATTCTAGTCTCTGCaagtaaatccaaaatatattttcttggaGACAAAAAGATACCATGTTTAGATCTAGCAACTTCAATCtcaagaaagtacttcaaaTCATCCAATgacttcatctcaaactcggAAGCCATATACTTCTGAAGATTTTTTGCATTTCTGCCTGATCATCTCCAGtcacaatcatatcatcaacataaataattaaagctgTCAATTTACCTTTATGACGCTTTAGAAGCAAAGTATGGTCTGagtgtgagatcccacatcgaccaaacggagagggggtgatgtgccttatatggcacacctcgcatcctcatagcatgaggccttttgggagctcactggcttcgggttcataggaactccgaagttaagcgagtgggaggctggagcaatcccaggatgggtgaccaccctgggaagttgcttcgtgagttcccagaaacaaaaccgtgcgggctggtgagaatgtagccaggcccaaagcggacaatatcatgctacggcggagccaggtccggggtgtgacactGAGTTACTCTACACATACCCAAATCTCTTCATAGATGCTGCAAATCTCCCAAACCACGCtcttggagactgcttcaaTCTATATAAAGACTTCTGTAACTTACACACAACACCCTGCTTAGAGGTTACGGGAATACCAGGAGGGAGATCTATGTAAATCTCCTCATTGAGGTCACCATGTAGAAATGCATTTTTGACATCGAATTGTAATAAGGGCCAGTCGCGATTAGCAGCCAGGGACAATAGTACACGCACAGTATTGAGCTTTGCCactggagcaaaggtctcCAAATAATCCACTCCATAGGTCTGAGTATAACCCTTTGCTACCAATCTAGCATTGTAACGGTCAATGGAACCATCAACTTTatgcttcaaagtaaacacccatctgcaTCCAACAACTTTCTTCCCTCGTGACAAATGAACTAAATCCCATGTTTTATTCTTGTTCAAGGCATCCATTTCAACATTCATGGCATCCATCCATTTTGGGTTAGATAAAGCATCCTGCAGCTTAGTTGGCACACATACACtagataattgacacaaatatgatGCATATGACTTAGACAAATGATGAGTTGACACAACATGGCTAATGGGATATTTAGACTTGACATGTATATTAGGAGAATATTGTACTTTAGGTTTCTCACGAGTGGTTCGTGAGGGTAACTGATAAGTTGACACAGATAGATCATTAGAAATTACCTCACTTGATTCACTATCACGAGTAGATTGGGGCACTGGCAGGGCAGAAGGGGGTATTGCATCGAACTCATCCATACAAGAATCACTGTCATTATTTTCATATATGGGCGATTGGTCACTTGCTTCAGTGTGACCTATCGTTTCGACACCGAGAGCACCTGCTTCATCTCTAGATACAGGCGACTGGTCACTTGCTTCAGTGTGATTGAGTTCCAAAGGCCAATCAGTTGTTTCTTCACAGGGACCACAAGTTTCATCTTCAGATATGGGTGACCGGTCACTTGCTTCAGTGCGACATGTCGTTTCCTTCCCAAGAGCAGTATCTTCAAACACATCATTCTCCAATCCAAGACTCTCCAATTCACTCCCCCTCTCCCCCTGAATtggagaggagggagagacATAATAAGGCATTTCTTCATGGAAAGTCACACCCAAAGTAACATGCACCTTCTGCGTAGGTGGATCATAGCCTTATAAACTTTCTGAGTAGACGAGTAACCAATAAAGACACATCGCAGAGCACAAGGATCAAGTTTACTATATTGATGAAAGTAGACATGAATTTAggcaacacacccaaaaactTTAGGAGGCAACTTGGAGACTGAGACAGGGGAAACATGGTCACCAAACACATCATGTGGAGTCTTGAAATCAAGAACCCGGCTAGGAGTACGATTAATCAAATATGCAACAGATAAAACAGAATGCCCCCAAAGATAATGGGGAACAAACATGTCCAACATAAGGGAGCGGGCAACTTCAAGTAACTGACGATTCTTGCGCTCAGACACACCATTCTGCTAAGGAGTAAATGAGGTTGTCATTTGGTGAATAATACCTTGAGCATGGAAGAAAGATGCCAAAGTGTTATTCACATATTCGCCTCCGTTATCAGTCCGGAATACTTTGACTCGAGCATGAAACTGAGTAGACACCATAGTATAAAACCCTGGAAGGATGGAAGCaacatcatgtttattttttagcaCAAAAATCCAAGTAAGTCGGTtacaatcatcaataaatgtgACGAACCAACGAAATCCATTTGAAGTAATGCGAGCCGGACCCTAAACATCAGAATGCATTAAATCAAAAGGCTTTGCAGTTTTACTGTCACTCACAGAAAACGTAGTGCGATGACTCTTGACTAAAATACATGTCTCACATTCATCACAAGAGTGGAATAAAGATGAAAACAGACGCTTAAGGTAGCCAAATGAAGGGTGTCCCAAGCGAcgatgccataaccaaatttgttgtttgtctttgaCACTACAACTTTGNAACAATATTAATGACACGATCACGAACTGGTGCAGAAGGCAATGttaaataatataaccccCTTACCCGTTTACCATGCCCAATCGTCTCGTGAGTCTTGAGATCCTGCAAAGAGCAATGCGTAGGATAGAAAGTAGCAGAAGCATTAAGTATATCAAGTAATCGACCAACAAATAACAAGTTACAATGGATATTGGAAACTAGTAACGCACGAGACAAGAACAGAGTaggagtgagagagattgTGCCCTCACCAGTAATTGGAGAGGGCAAGCCATTAGCACTAGTTATGTATGGGTCACAGGTGTTACTAGacaactcatcaaaaaatttagcatcataagtcatatgatcagaagcaccagtgtcaattatccaagtattggatcataaacacacaaatttgTAGAGGCATCAGCATCAGCAACAACACCAACAATGGAGTTATCACCCATGATTGCAGTAGAAATTCAATAGATCACGGCAGAGTATACGGCAGAACACAGCAGAGGCACAAACACAGTAGATGTACGAAGAAAGGCACGAACACAGCAGAGTACACAGTGGAACACAGCAAAGGCGCAAATACGGCAGATGCATGAAGACATGAATGACACGAACACAGTAGATGCACGAACACTACAACACGACACACAAACCAAGAGGGCACACACGGCACaggtagagaaaaaaaaatggggaTAAAGCACAGGTGGGCACAACACACAGGTCACCAGAAAAGTTGGCTCTgatgccaagtcaaacaatatgggtagaatatttttcaGGTTGTATTTCATTCTCTAAAATAAGGTATTTATAGTACAAGGATGTAACCCTAGCAGGGTCAAACtaggaaacaagaaaaaaaacttaattacacaatatctgtacaaaatgaaaagaaatatgatcataataaactaggaaataaatattCTAATTAAGTTAGGATCTCGCTAACAATAACAGTGGTAGcttttctgatgagtggcataacccacaaaaacacaacgaaggGCACAAGGATCAAGTTTGgtacgttgatttttgtggagatgtaCGAAggccacacatccaaagattcgaggtgtgagtaccaaaacagagGGTAAGGGCCCATGTTGCGCAAGCACTTGTAAAGGAGTTTTAAAGTTCAATACACCAAAAGGTATGTAGTTGATTAGATGAATtgcggtgacaatagcatcatcccaaTGATGGTgaggaacatgagcgccaatcagTTCGCAATCTTTTTATGATGACTTGGAGGCAACACAAGATAATTAAGACATGGCGCCCGAACCAACTCAACATAACATATATAACCGAGtgataaaaagagagaaactgagTAATGTTAGGAATACCACGATGTATACCACCTCTTTGATAGAGGTATGTAAGTGCACCAATACAAGTAGGTCTTAACTCTCTAATAGAGGCAGTTTGCAATGTGGTATTCCTTCCAactattaaataattaaataaataagttttactattaaataattaaatattactTTTTGATATAACCCAATAAATAAAGCAAGTACCAACTTTGCTATGTGGTTAGCAAAAATGCTATCGTATAAATAACCATACATCATCTAATTGTACCAATATAATAGTTATCTATCTTCCATCTCCATTCTTCACTCATATCATCAAATCCCTATAGTTTTTCTAAGTTctcatatattattattattaggaGCTCTATATGGCTTTTTGCCCATACATCTCCACAACTACacgtatttatatattaatataatatatttttcttgttctcaATATCCGGTGTGCATAAATATGTTTTGATCATCACCATATCAATTTCTAATGGCCTCCACGTGGATTTGATTCTAATTCTAGGCAACCCCCAAATGTCTAGTTGATGTATTTTAATTAGCCCGAGCTGGCCAGAGGTGCATAAATGCTGTCCAGGTAGAAACTATAGTTTTCATAGGTGTCAAATGGTGCCAAGTTATGTTTtgtaaatattaaaatttcttAGTATATTTCTAGTTAGTGCCTAATTAAAAGTTGTTGATGGTTATAATGGCTgtccctttatttttcttctttcccaaCCCTTAAACGCATTCTAGCTCCATTTGGTTCATGGAAtaaatttgaggggaaatcatttcccatgtcattCCCTAATGAATGAGAATGGAAAATTCATTTCCCACATTTGGTAATGCTGAGAAAGTAACCGgaaaatatcactttatttcatttcccatgtttgttttgagtaggaatggaaaataaagtttgtataaattttcaattatacccatattaaatcaaataaaaaaagaatgcatttaatgatatattgtaattctaaattgttaatgttagcttattttcccaaactttcctatgaggagggaaaacaaaacccaagttgggaggatggcttcactttcccccttGCTTTCCCATGAGCCAGGCAACGATTTCCCATACctagacttaccaaacataggAAAGCAATTGGTTTCCCATTCCTAAGTCTCttttcccatgaaccaaacaggGCCTCTAGGGTTATAATAACTGGCTCCTTATAATCATAAATAGTGTAAGATCAATTCATCTTGTGTGCTCTAAATAATATAACTTTATCATATTGCTGCCTTGCATATAGGTGATGAAAGTATGGCCGAGATTTCACATTTGATGTACTCCTTTCTCATCTTGAATGCCATCCTCTTCACCAATATGGGTGCGTAGGGTGGCAATTTCTGATACGACCCTTTACAATACTCTTGCATGGAAAAAACATGACACGAATCCGCACGATTAAAAAACGGGTCATTTTCGGGTCAATCCGTCAGTGACCCCTTTATAAACGAGTGAgtttcgggtcaacccgcCAACCCGCTAAAACACATGTttaacccgtttattaaactaGTTAACCTGTTAAAATACCTATATAACCCACCAACCCGATAAAATACCTATGTAACCTGCCAATCCAATACCAATttaacccgtttattaaacagGTCAACCCGTTAACCCACTAAAATACCTATATAACCCTTCAATCCTCTAAAATACCTATGTAACCCACCAActcatttctttgtttttcttcattttctgtattttatttattttttatttatttctcatTCTCAATctttatatatagagagaggcaaaatgcaataattattttatataaaaaataaaaaatgcaattACTTGAttaatttatcaaaatttagattttttaaaaaaaaaatttgctacCACTTAGTGGGTCAACCCGACATGACCTGAAACCCGCACAGGAAATAAACGGGTCAACCTGAAAATGACatgtttattaaacgggttgGTTTGGGTTTAGCATTCTTGATACGTATATAATCCTGACACGACATGAACCCGACACAACACGACCCGCTGCCAGCCCAACGTATATAAGTAGTCAattgttgaccaaaaaaaaaaaagggtagtgagtttaattaaaatagtttCATTACATCATTTGTAGATAATCAATTATAATTACTAGCATATACTAATTAAAAGACTCCTAATATTCATTAATCATCATCCTCCTTATAAAGGTGGACATTTTTGGAAATGTTACATGTTTTCTAGTTGGCACAGAGATTATGGACTCGTTTGGGAGTGCTTTTGGAGCAGTAAAAAGCATTTCTAAATGGGTGAAAGCGCTATTGTCTTCTTAAAAGCGCTACAGGACAAAAACACGGGAAGCATTTGGCTCCCTTTAATGAAACTTTTAAAATGCCGAAAATAcccatatttaattttttttaaatgccaAAAtaccctttctttctttctctcttttttctctcctaTTAAAACCTAAACATTACCCGCGAAAAGCCCAGCAGATGCCAGAACACCTAAGCCTTAAGCTTCTATTCCATCTCTCTCACACAATCTGCTCTGGTTGGCAACAAAGCTTCAGCCTCTGCACCCTTCATATGTCATATTTCTGCTTCTTCAGGTGCATATGGTTTGAAAGAAGTTGGAGATATACCATTAGTTGAGGCATTATCAATGTTCCTTATTGTTTTAGGTCATGGGTTCACTAATAGAAAGGTCCAAGAAAGGTTCCAACATTCTGGTGAGACGATGTCAAGGTGGTTTGGGATAATTCTAGATGTTGTTTGTTGCATGGCTAGTGATATCATAAGTCCACAAGACCCAAAATTTAGGAGAGTTCCGGATAAAATCAAAGCTGATGATCGATATTGGCCATATTTCAAATATTGCATAGGGGCAATTGATGTACACATATGCCAGTAATTGTGCCTAGAGAAAGACAAGTACCATATATTGGAAGAAAAGGTATCACTACCCAAAATATTTTGGCTATATGTGATTTTAACATGTGATTTACTTTTGTGTGGGCTGGATGGGAAGGTGCTAGTCACGATGCACGGATATTCATGTAAGCCTTACGAAGACCAATTTTAAAGTTTCCTCATCCACCTACACGTCActaaatacatatattttttttctccaattcaaatatgttttaatttgtgATATAGTAAATATTGCTTATGTTGTTCTTTGTTGTTATAGGTAAATATTATCTAGTGGACGCAGGCTATCCACAAATCAAAGGATATTTAGGGCCATATAAGGGTAAGCAATATCATCTTCCTGATTTTCGACGTGGAAGTCAACCAAgagggaagaaagaaatatttaaCCATAGGCATTCTTCCCTAAGATATTTGGTGTTTGGAAAAATCGTTGCAGAATGATACGATAGATGCATAACTTTCCTAtggaaaaacaaatacaaaaaattgtTGCTTCAATGGCTCTTCACAACTTTATAAGATGTCATTCAATGACAGATCAAGAATTCCAACCAtatgatgataatgatgagCTGCTTCCCTCTGGCGGGACGGGAGTTATGATAGAGGAAGAGATGGTTAAAGAACAAAATCTAACCCATCGGCTTGAGATGGCTGACGAACGTGAGAGAATTGCAAATCTTCTTATGTCTGGTTAATTCCTTTTTTATTctaaaaaaatgattaaacGTTATACTTGGTGAAATTCATACTTTTTTAagttgtgtttttattttgggatCATGTGAAATTGTATTTCCTAtgtttattataatattttgggattcttaaattttttttaaagtacttTAAAAAGCGTTACCTGTGTCAACCAAACActcaacaaaatatcaaaagcgCTTTTATGTAGTGTAAAGCACTTTAAAATGTGACATCCAAACGACAAATTGCTTCTTTGTAGAAGCACTTGTGTCATAAGCGCTACTGGCATAAGCACTTCAAGAAGAAGCACTCCCAAGCGAACCCTACATCTGGTTACGTACTATTTAGATTTTTCCATTGATGCATGCAGCTGTGCAAGGATATATTCCTACAAAAACATACATACGTAAGTATACGGCTCGTGATATTTTTCGTATACATTTTTCATTTAATACGCTgtatttttgtgtgtatttAGCAATGGCAAAAAGGTGTGAGAAAGAAGCAAAGCGTGAAGGATGCAATTGCTCAGGACTAAGCATTCAtgttaaaatttatattaaattgcTGATGCGACACTCTACTtagattaaataaaaaatatattatatattatttttgaaaataaacgatagtatattattgatgaacaaataaaaGTGCAAAATAACTATATGTGCCGAATATGGGTAAAACTTCTGTAGTGACCGAACACAAAATGTTGAATTGATCTGGAGAGAATCATGCACAACCCAAATAATCACTAAATTCCTGATTCAGCAACCAGAAGAACATGTACGCATACCTACAATACAGATCAGTCACGCAACGATAGAAATGGCAAATCCATATCGAAAGCCAAAAgctaaaaattaataaaaatcctaaatagaaaacaaatcacATCAAACTCCTAAAGAGTTTCTAAAACTTATTAGActaaaacaaaactaagaaACCCGGACATAGTCCTCTCTTTAGAACTCCAAACTATGTTGAAGGGAGCAAAGATGGAAAGTTTTGAAATAAGTTCAAGCAAGCTATCACTGATGGCCAAATTATGTTATCATGAGTTGCATTATTCACTTTCTGAATCATTAAACCACTTACATATGTTTGCAAGCAACATAAAGACAACAAGTAGAGGAGTAAAAGCAAGAATATATGAAGAAGTCTTGATCATTTTTCTACCATGCGATTGTTAGCAATAGATTTCGTATACCATTATTTATACGCCTCTAATAGCAACACTCTTTCTAAACTCTAGTTTTACAAGTTTATTTTTGGCTCATAATTATAAAGATAAGCACAGTATGTACCatttatgaatgaaatttttgtatataATAAGCCTTGAACAACTTTTTCAATGCCAATCactattataaatattatactACGGGATATTGATCACGTTCCTAAAGGCCAGATTTACGAAGTCTTCAAGGATATCGAGGTATGGAGGtccaacaaaacccaaatttgaGTGCCTGGATAAAGTCAATGGAACTGTGAGCCGTAACGTCGAGGAAAAGTACTGATTTACAAACATGAAACTCGAATTGTAAGTTCAAACTATTTCATGGGATTTTTCATTCCTACAACTTTTCCTATATAAATAGTAACAACTCAACGttaagggaaaaaaacaacTCACCAGAACAGACTCGATAACTAATATTATTATCTACAATTCTCTATTTTTCAAGCGAACTCGAATATATGGTAAGAAGCAGAAAGCAAGACAAGTGAGCAGCGGCTAAGGACAGAGTAGAGTCTAAAATCTCAGCATGATTTATCATGAATATCTTATTTGCCATCATCATTGCCACCACCATACTGAGTAGAATTACCATTCCAGAAGGCATTTCTATCGCTGAACcgttcatcatcttcatcatgtTTCAATGTGTGAATGTTACTTCCAAAACCAGATGCTGGTGGttgcctcttttttttcccttcatttCTACTACTTGTAGAAATGCTTTCAGTGGAATTGTTTTGACGTGCAGAATTTGGGCCTGTTGGGAATGGCAAACTGTCAGTATAAGCTATTGAGTAATGCCACAACAATGTTCCAGAAGAAAATacttacaaaagaaaattctataGCGAGaatcaaggaaaaaaatgtataatatTTAACACTAATgggaaaaatcaaatttggaaACCTCTGCAACATCAATTGAAAAGCTCCTCCATCATCCTCCATTTATAGTTTATTTTCTCTGCTCGTTAACTCTGGAAAGAAAGAGCATAACAAAGGCTCATGGCTCATCTCCCTATGCAGGTGGGTGTGTGCTTACTGTGTTGAACATTTTGGTACTACAAACAGAGAATTCTTACACTTCGTACATTAAAATGACACCATCTTACTATATAAACTAACTAAACTAAACCCAATTTCCCAACCGTATAAGAACGGAGCCATTTGAACCCCAGGTAACCAGCAATCAGTAAAACATAATAGCACAATTGTCATGTAAAAAAGATAACTATAAGATGTTATACATAATTGGTTCATAGAGGGAGAACACAGACTAATGACCTTGCCCCTTGAGGATTTTATGCCCTGCCTCTACATTCTATTAGCAAATATCAAGCTTAATGATGGAGCCTTCCACATTCAAGATGCAAACTATATTAACAATTGCGAGAgtttcttttgtaatttttttgtgtggctCAAATGCACCCAAATTTCTGCATACTCAAAAATCATTAGATAAAAAGATTTCCTAAGACTGAATGAGAGACCTGGCACAAACATAAAAGAGAAATTTTGGCATCAGAGCAGAGAGCAGAAACTCACTATATTCCCACATGCCATTTTGGGATTGCTGTCCCGAACTTGATGAGTTTGCACCACCACCAAAATAAGAGAGAGGATTGAAGTAAGATAGAAATCCTTTCACGTACGAAAAATATCCCCCATTACTTCCATTTGAGGAACTACCAGTATTTCGGGAGTCTATTTGGTCTGAGAATGCAGATCTCCCGCGCTGATAACTAGTCCCTTGCTGATGTGGAACAACTATCAATGCTTGTCTATCAAACAGGCCCAAATCTGATAACGATTCATTTAATTCTgcataaaataataacatattATGAATGGCTCATACTAAGACATAGTAATCTTCTATCAACTTCAAATTACACTAGAATATTCATATTAAGTTGTTGTTTCTTATGTTTTGGCAGGGAATGGCTATAAAAATGTCATTACGTATTTCTGAACACAAAGGCAAAGGAAAAACACAATGAATACCAAAGAATTGGATAAATCTATATAGTGTCGACTAGAGTTGCTGCAACTGTTAATGggaatttaaaacaaaataccctaaatcataaaaaatgagagagagagagagagctatcTCCAGCATTTCTTACCTTGATTAGAGAATACCTTGCGAGGATAAGGGATGGCTAGATCATAAGTGCCAATACCACTTCCTTGGTTTTCATCAACATAGTCTTTGACCATTCTCACAGTACTTGTCACAGAAAACTTCTGTTTCAGGCTGACACCATTGGGCAATCGGATATTCAAGTGAACATCACTAGATTTGCTGACCTCCGTACACTTCTCAAATGCATCAACCTTCTTATCATCCTTAACTTCACCCCTTTGAACTTGCAgagcttcatttttttcactACTATATGCTTGTGAAGCTTCTCCTGAGACACCTGAATGATTAAGAGTGGTCTTTTCAGGGCCACTATAACCAACTTCAGCAATGGAAGAAACATTATCAGCTCCAGAATTGTTCAGGTCCTCCATATCAATATCCTGTACTCCTTGGGCAGATTTCATGGGAGAGCTGGACTGTTCATCCCCGACACATTCTAACCCATTAGCATCAAATGATTTCGAAGATGTCTTGTATCCTAAATCGTTATTTTTCTCCTATTTATGCCAAAGAATAACAGGATCATCATGTACTTATGAAGTTTGCAGATACTAAAAAACTTAATGGGGCTGTAAATGTAGGTTATAATATGTACCTCAACTCTGCAATCAcaacctttatttttcttcactgTGTCAGAGACAGCATCTATAGCGTCTGGTGATTGATCATTTGTGTCTATTGAAGGCGATGGAACAGCTGCACTTGGGGAACATCCTTGATTAGTACTTGAGGAACTTCCTTCATCAGTTGAGACAGTATTAGGAACCCCAGAAGTAGATGGTTCAGAGTTATTTGAAGCAAGAGCTGCACTCAACACAGTTGCAGTTGTTTCCTACAGTTGATTATCAGATAATATTGGTCATTCTTTctgttaaaaacaaattaagaaaatgcATGGTCACATAAACTCTCAGCATGCAGGTGAGGGAGTTCTGGAGCATAAAGCTGAGATCAAGAGTGCGTGCACGGTATTTTCTCAAATCAAATGGAAAAATCCCTACAGTTACCCAGCTTATGCGCATTCAAGCATTAACAATGATTCCAAAAGGGAAGTAATGTTGATGTTGCAAATGCTTAATGGATAAAAGACGCTATGAGGTAGCAGCAGTCAGAACAATCTCGGGATTCCCATGGATACAACACACAGGTATTTTCTTTCTGTGGGATTAGATGGAACAGAGCTGTTGTTATAAAATTACTTAACACCCTTTTTCACGTCCCCCTGCCCCCAGCATATAACCTAAAATAAAAGCTGACAGTAGTCAAAGGGTGAAGCACCCAAGCTGGCCCCCACAGATCTTGAATTC
The window above is part of the Prunus dulcis chromosome 1, ALMONDv2, whole genome shotgun sequence genome. Proteins encoded here:
- the LOC117614830 gene encoding plant UBX domain-containing protein 11 isoform X2, giving the protein MEPSLTSLTYKGSIPEAITEAKKQRKLFVVYISGKNDESSRLENSTWTDVNVADSAAKYCILLHIPEESTDAANFSAIYPQKSIPCITAIGYNGVQIWQNEGFVSAEVLASSLEKAWLGIHIQETTATVLSAALASNNSEPSTSGVPNTVSTDEGSSSSTNQGCSPSAAVPSPSIDTNDQSPDAIDAVSDTVKKNKGCDCRVESSSPMKSAQGVQDIDMEDLNNSGADNVSSIAEVGYSGPEKTTLNHSGVSGEASQAYSSEKNEALQVQRGEVKDDKKVDAFEKCTEVSKSSDVHLNIRLPNGVSLKQKFSVTSTVRMVKDYVDENQGSGIGTYDLAIPYPRKVFSNQELNESLSDLGLFDRQALIVVPHQQGTSYQRGRSAFSDQIDSRNTGSSSNGSNGGYFSYVKGFLSYFNPLSYFGGGANSSSSGQQSQNGMWEYSPNSARQNNSTESISTSSRNEGKKKRQPPASGFGSNIHTLKHDEDDERFSDRNAFWNGNSTQYGGGNDDGK
- the LOC117614830 gene encoding plant UBX domain-containing protein 11 isoform X1, whose product is MEPSLTSLTYKGSIPEAITEAKKQRKLFVVYISGKNDESSRLENSTWTDVNVADSAAKYCILLHIPEESTDAANFSAIYPQKSIPCITAIGYNGVQIWQNEGFVSAEVLASSLEKAWLGIHIQETTATVLSAALASNNSEPSTSGVPNTVSTDEGSSSSTNQGCSPSAAVPSPSIDTNDQSPDAIDAVSDTVKKNKGCDCRVEEKNNDLGYKTSSKSFDANGLECVGDEQSSSPMKSAQGVQDIDMEDLNNSGADNVSSIAEVGYSGPEKTTLNHSGVSGEASQAYSSEKNEALQVQRGEVKDDKKVDAFEKCTEVSKSSDVHLNIRLPNGVSLKQKFSVTSTVRMVKDYVDENQGSGIGTYDLAIPYPRKVFSNQELNESLSDLGLFDRQALIVVPHQQGTSYQRGRSAFSDQIDSRNTGSSSNGSNGGYFSYVKGFLSYFNPLSYFGGGANSSSSGQQSQNGMWEYSPNSARQNNSTESISTSSRNEGKKKRQPPASGFGSNIHTLKHDEDDERFSDRNAFWNGNSTQYGGGNDDGK
- the LOC117614830 gene encoding plant UBX domain-containing protein 11 isoform X3, whose protein sequence is MLQIFLQYVTDPQKSIPCITAIGYNGVQIWQNEGFVSAEVLASSLEKAWLGIHIQETTATVLSAALASNNSEPSTSGVPNTVSTDEGSSSSTNQGCSPSAAVPSPSIDTNDQSPDAIDAVSDTVKKNKGCDCRVEEKNNDLGYKTSSKSFDANGLECVGDEQSSSPMKSAQGVQDIDMEDLNNSGADNVSSIAEVGYSGPEKTTLNHSGVSGEASQAYSSEKNEALQVQRGEVKDDKKVDAFEKCTEVSKSSDVHLNIRLPNGVSLKQKFSVTSTVRMVKDYVDENQGSGIGTYDLAIPYPRKVFSNQELNESLSDLGLFDRQALIVVPHQQGTSYQRGRSAFSDQIDSRNTGSSSNGSNGGYFSYVKGFLSYFNPLSYFGGGANSSSSGQQSQNGMWEYSPNSARQNNSTESISTSSRNEGKKKRQPPASGFGSNIHTLKHDEDDERFSDRNAFWNGNSTQYGGGNDDGK